The Haloferax volcanii DS2 DNA segment CCTCCCCGGGGGCTCTCGGACGCTCGAAGAGTGGACCGAGGCGCTGGAGGCGAGCGACGCGGACCCCCGCGTTCTGACGTTCGCGGACTGGCTCGGTACCGCTCCGGACCCGAGTCCTGAAACCGTTCGGTCCGTCCTGAGCGACGTCGTCGAGGGGTACGCCGAACACGGGCTCCCCGTGACGAAGGAGGCGGACTCGCCGGCACTGCTCGACACGGAGACCGACGCCCGGGCGGTCGTTCGGGTTCGGACCCTCGTCCGGCAGCTCCGTCACAAGTTCGACGACAGGCTCGACGAGGGAGCGGTCGAACGCTCGTGGGGCGACGTGGCGGAACTCGCCAACGTGATCGCCACGCAACGCCCGGGGCGACGCGAGCACTCCAACGCCCGCGCGCTGGACGTACTGGAGGCGAACGACGTGTGGGCGCTAGACGTCCCGTTCGTCGTGGCCGTCGGTCTGACTGCCGACGACTGGCATAGAGTGACCGATTCGATGGTCCCGCCGGAGTTCCAAGAGACGGTGTTGAGGGGAGACGGCGACGTCGGGAAGCTCGCGCCGAGACCGTCGTGGGTGAACGGACGCGACCGCGACCAGTTCCTCGACACGCTCGGCGCTGCCGGCGAAGCGGTCATCGTGACGCGGCACACGCAGACCGTCGACGGGAACGAAGTCTATCCATCCCCGTTTCTCGACCGGATAGACGCCCGGAGGATCAACGAATCCGACAGACAGCGGCTGGTGAGTGAGGAACGAGAGCTGCCACCGGAGATACGACGGTTACTGCCACCGCAAGCGGAGGTGAGCGATGGTGAGTGAGGAGGAGGCGACACCCGACGGCCCGCTCCGGTTGAAAGGGGCACAGCGGGAGATCAGGGACGAGTACTTCGCCTGCGACGCGGGGCTGTTCACGCTCAGCTGCGTTCCCGGTTCCGGGAAGTCGGCGACCGCAACTCACATCGCCGCAGAAGACCTCCTCCGTCGGTACGTCGACGGTGATCCGACCCCCGAGCTGCACGTCGCGGTGGTCTCGTTCAACAGGGACGAGGCCGCCTCGATCGTTCCCGCGGTCTGTGAGCGGCTCCGAGTCATCGTCGAACACGAGCTCGTTCCGGCCGCGTCGGAGGTGTCCGAACCGGAACTGAAGTACCTCCTCCAGCGGGTTCGTCGAGCGCCGTTCATCGGGACCATCGACAGCCTACTCAGGGGAGTCCTCCGAGAGGTCGTTCACGACGTGGGGTTCGAGACGATGCCGTCGGTCGGAAACGAGGCGCTGTTGAAACGAGTCCACGCAGAGTGTTACGACCGAATCTCCGACGACCCGGCGTGCGCACGCCGACTCGAACGGCTGGAAGCCGCGT contains these protein-coding regions:
- a CDS encoding PD-(D/E)XK nuclease family protein; the protein is MTSSNRLSLSRPLAETETPVVEVVATTRREEARSAMAVVAALRDRGVPVRDIAVVVRDLDAYEPPFFRAAVQYGMAPVFWTQLYVTRTRPYALVESVCDALDAEELDSDTLLRPLEHRWAPVEATTDEWPVEPAALDRVRRALPGGSRTLEEWTEALEASDADPRVLTFADWLGTAPDPSPETVRSVLSDVVEGYAEHGLPVTKEADSPALLDTETDARAVVRVRTLVRQLRHKFDDRLDEGAVERSWGDVAELANVIATQRPGRREHSNARALDVLEANDVWALDVPFVVAVGLTADDWHRVTDSMVPPEFQETVLRGDGDVGKLAPRPSWVNGRDRDQFLDTLGAAGEAVIVTRHTQTVDGNEVYPSPFLDRIDARRINESDRQRLVSEERELPPEIRRLLPPQAEVSDGE